From a single Brassica oleracea var. oleracea cultivar TO1000 chromosome C5, BOL, whole genome shotgun sequence genomic region:
- the LOC106292735 gene encoding acyl-CoA-binding protein-like, with protein MGLKEEFEEHAEKVKTLTTKPSDADLLILYGLFKQATVGPVTTSRPGMFSMKERAKWDAWKAVETKSTDEAMSDYITKVKQLMEAAEASAAST; from the exons ATGGGTTTGAAG GAGGAGTTCGAGGAGCACGCTGAGAAAGTCAAGACGCTCACCACGAAACCATCTGACGCGGACTTGCTCATCCTCTACGGTCTCTTCAAGCAAGCCACCGTCGGCCCAGTCACCACCA GCCGTCCTGGAATGTTCAGCATGAAGGAAAGAGCCAAGTGGGATGCTTGGAAGGCCGTTGAAA CGAAATCGACGGATGAGGCCATGAGTGACTACATCACTAAGGTGAAGCAACTCATGGAAGCAGCAGAGGCTTCCGCCGCTTCAACTTGA
- the LOC106344033 gene encoding FRIGIDA-like protein 2, which translates to MPARRTNQSKSRAPTTMTAPESIALAIKQIDEKKQKLKKAFDGLQAHRSLLSPSFNLSWSDIDSHFSSLQSSLSDRFRLLQSDKTEPPPAVTTETPLTWPELRTFCENMNGKGLGKFMIDNSNKRLSIKPELAQAIRSSSSPAALVLDAIEGSYHCSPSSSADARRIFVLLLEALIEVKPNLTNELRERARTLASDWRLNIGNKPSEALGFLHLVVVFELVSVFNMEEILDYVFLISNCKQATTLSKKLALDYSIVAGIVHKLLHTGRLLAAISFIYEFEMTDRFRPVNVLKTSLYNSREAAKRVCAQAGNSLKAQNEATDKELSALRLVIKVIKERNLEIEFFEEDLEESVQELENLRARTRQASKLASPANPPKRPRAARCNNLTAPTQSQQPPLLPDPRHGLQVNPFGFVNSTVPGVNVPYGNQLAPYGSVPAPAIAARPVYYEQQTGYGLRPQYQPPYYPQ; encoded by the coding sequence ATGCCAGCACGGCGGACAAATCAATCAAAATCTAGGGCTCCTACTACAATGACGGCTCCTGAATCAATCGCCTTAGCGATCAAGCAAATCGACGAGAAGAAGCAAAAGCTGAAGAAAGCCTTCGATGGCCTTCAAGCTCACCGATCCCTCCTCTCCCCATCTTTCAACCTCTCCTGGTCCGACATCGACTCTCACTTCTCCTCTCTCCAGTCCTCACTCTCTGACCGCTTCCGCCTCCTCCAATCCGACAAAACCGAACCACCCCCGGCGGTTACGACGGAGACACCGCTCACCTGGCCGGAACTGAGAACGTTCTGCGAGAACATGAACGGCAAAGGCTTGGGGAAGTTCATGATCGATAACTCGAATAAGCGTCTGTCGATCAAACCGGAGCTTGCGCAAGCGATTCGATCCTCATCGAGTCCAGCAGCTTTGGTTCTTGACGCGATCGAAGGCTCTTACCATTGTTCCCCGTCGTCTTCCGCCGATGCGAGGAGAATCTTCGTTTTGCTGTTGGAAGCTTTGATTGAGGTCAAACCGAATCTCACTAACGAGTTGAGGGAGAGAGCGAGGACGCTCGCTTCCGATTGGAGGCTGAATATAGGTAACAAACCATCAGAGGCGTTAGGGTTTCTTCACTTGGTCGTAGTCTTTGAGTTAGTATCTGTGTTTAACATGGAAGAGATTCTTGATTACGTTTTCTTGATCTCTAACTGTAAACAAGCGACGACGTTATCCAAGAAGCTTGCTTTGGATTACTCCATAGTCGCTGGTATTGTTCATAAGCTGTTGCACACTGGCAGGTTACTTGCCGCCATTAGTTTTATTTATGAGTTTGAGATGACTGATAGGTTCCGACCAGTTAATGTTTTGAAAACTAGTTTGTACAACTCTAGAGAAGCTGCTAAGAGGGTCTGCGCCCAAGCGGGTAACTCTCTCAAGGCCCAGAACGAAGCTACTGATAAAGAGCTTAGTGCGTTGAGATTGGTGATCAAAGTGATCAAGGAGAGGAACCTCGAAATTGAGTTTTTTGAAGAGGATCTTGAGGAATCCGTTCAAGAGTTGGAGAATCTGAGAGCTCGGACGAGGCAAGCCTCTAAGCTCGCTTCCCCTGCCAATCCCCCAAAACGACCTCGAGCTGCTAGGTGTAACAATTTGACAGCCCCGACACAGAGTCAGCAACCTCCGCTTTTGCCTGATCCTAGGCACGGTTTACAAGTGAACCCGTTTGGTTTTGTGAACTCAACAGTGCCTGGTGTTAATGTCCCATACGGCAACCAATTGGCTCCATATGGATCGGTTCCAGCTCCAGCTATAGCGGCTCGACCTGTCTACTATGAGCAGCAGACTGGATATGGGTTACGACCTCAATACCAACCACCTTACTATCCTCAGTAG
- the LOC106344771 gene encoding uncharacterized protein LOC106344771 produces MADQLHKAIGAMSIEDEAPLVLPDSPQFTVCDENATSLLGRLLNPDFQSMARMIDYMPTAWRVYGRVRGIALSRDRFQFIFQREEDLQTVLKDRPWSYNHWTIVLERWTASPQENFLGSLEIWIRMRNIPVNHFTSSTMYMLAKEIGKVEEIAFDPKVSHFKDYVRAKITFNVDNPVKAYRELSILSGGTVKIEYEYEKIHKRCFHCLRLTHEKIKCPLLKKGFGLAKSGERPNVNAKVGPSSVVPQRQVHVAPLEGPPGFPPLFPELSKEEQKMAMMYISHSNEIERLARIQRVRQGIADNARESSIRLTKITNEVDKGKGHVYYYPDGSEIIPVLKLGFENSNSHSRGITIREEEAESSDNFSATVSVLAHISTGFQFGPSSEGRVSGNLKAGKTQRKRPSSWKRKTTPKLIIAPAPASGVDIPQSPLHSAKRKQSSPVSYPDNKTPKRTDSSVASVLKPLLPQ; encoded by the coding sequence ATGGCTGATCAACTTCACAAAGCTATTGGTGCCATGTCTATTGAGGATGAAGCTCCGCTAGTATTACCGGACAGTCCTCAGTTCACAGTGTGTGATGAGAACGCCACGAGCCTGTTGGGTCGCTTGCTTAACCCTGATTTTCAGTCCATGGCTCGAATGATCGACTACATGCCAACGGCTTGGAGAGTCTATGGAAGGGTCCGAGGTATTGCTCTCTCTCGGGACCGCTTTCAGTTCATATTTCAAAGGGAGGAAGATCTCCAAACAGTGTTAAAGGATCGCCCATGGTCTTATAACCATTGGACCATAGTTTTGGAAAGATGGACTGCATCTCCCCAGGAGAACTTTCTTGGATCGTTGGAAATCTGGATCCGTATGCGTAATATCCCAGTGAACCACTTTACTTCTAGTACAATGTATATGCTTGCCAAGGAGATAGGCAAGGTGGAGGAGATTGCTTTTGATCCCAAAGTCTCTCACTTTAAAGACTATGTTCGTGCCAAGATCACATTCAATGTTGACAATCCAGTTAAGGCGTATAGGGAGCTCTCTATTCTCTCAGGAGGTACTGTCAAAATTGAGTATGAGTATGAGAAAATACACAAGAGGTGTTTTCATTGTCTCCGCTTAACCCATGAGAAAATAAAATGTCCTCTTCTCAAAAAAGGGTTTGGATTGGCTAAGTCGGGGGAGAGACCAAATGTTAATGCTAAAGTTGGTCCCTCAAGTGTTGTGCCTCAACGTCAGGTGCATGTTGCACCTTTGGAAGGACCGCCGGGTTTCCCTCCCTTGTTCCCTGAGCTATCGAAGGAGGAACAGAAAATGGCGATGATGTACATTTCTCATTCAAATGAGATAGAACGTCTTGCTCGTATTCAGCGTGTTCGGCAAGGAATTGCAGACAATGCTAGGGAGTCAAGTATTCGTTTAACAAAAATCACAAATGAGGTTGACAAAGGGAAAGGCCATGTTTACTACTACCCCGATGGGTCTGAGATAATCCCGGTGCTGAAGTTAGGCTTTGAGAACTCTAACTCACATTCTCGAGGTATTACCATTAGAGAAGAGGAAGCTGAATCTTCTGATAACTTCTCTGCTACTGTCTCTGTACTTGCACACATTTCGACGGGTTTTCAGTTTGGCCCTTCTTCGGAGGGGCGAGTCTCTGGAAATCTAAAGGCAGGCAAGACACAGCGGAAGCGTCCTTCATCATGGAAACGAAAGACCACGCCAAAATTGATCATCGCGCCTGCTCCTGCTTCTGGAGTGGACATCCCTCAGTCTCCATTACACAGTGCAAAGAGGAAACAGAGTTCCCCTGTCTCTTACCCAGACAACAAAACCCCAAAACGTACAGATTCTTCGGTGGCTTCCGTATTGAAGCCGCTGCTTCCCCAATGA
- the LOC106343568 gene encoding probable ribosomal protein S11, mitochondrial, producing the protein MNGVSRHLRASSLPSLIRSYGGIKSVCRFSCQSDGSSGGRFGEQGRVPGDSENKSGLPDPNASPSKSFSEMRSGLLNKIGDGGYSAPNAPPTFRNPLRSRLPNTLPSQSGQMNQEGLPNTGGTGFSAPSYQSFTQSNLLKDNFRTGGISKDLDFVRGVIEDDEGRRATGLFSHFHRPNLETNADIIHIKLLRNNTFVTVTDSKGNVKCKATSGSLPDLKGGRKMTSYTADATAENIGRRVKAMGLKSVVVKVNGFTHFKKKRNAIVAFRSGYSNSRNDQNPIVYIEDTTRKAHNGCRLPRKRRV; encoded by the exons ATGAATGGTGTTTCTCGTCATCTTCGAGCTTCTTCACTTCCTTCGTTGATCCGCAGCTATGGTGGAATCAAGTCAGTCTGTCGATTTTCTTGTCAATCAGATGGCTCCTCTG GTGGGAGATTCGGAGAGCAAGGACGAGTTCCTGGAGACTCTGAGAACAAATCTGGCTTACCGGATCCTAATGCTTCCCCCTCCAAAAGTTTCAGTGAAATGAGATCAGGTTTGTTAAACAAGATAGGCGACGGTGGCTACTCTGCTCCTAATGCACCTCCTACCTTCAGAAATCCTCTGAGATCACGCTTACCAAACACCTTACCTTCTCAATCCGGTCAGATGAATCAAGAAGGCTTACCAAACACTGGAGGAACCGGATTCTCTGCACCCAGCTACCAAAGCTTCACTCAGTCTAACCTTCTCAAGGACAACTTCCGCACCGGTGGGATCTCAAAAGACCTGGACTTTGTTAGAGGAGTAATAGAGGACGATGAAGGACGTAGAGCCACAGGGCTCTTCTCTCATTTCCATCGTCCAAACCTCGAGACCAACGCTGACATCATTCACATCAAGCTGCTGCGGAACAACACTTTTGTCACGGTTACTGACTCCAAGGGGAACGTCAAATGCAAGGCTACGTCTGGTAGTTTGCCTGATCTGAAAGGCGGACGGAAGATGACGAGTTACACGGCTGATGCGACCGCTGAGAACATTGGGAGGAGAGTTAAGGCTATGGGTCTGAAGTCTGTGGTGGTTAAGGTGAATGGGTTTACTCATTTCAAGAAGAAGAGAAACGCTATTGTGGCGTTCAGAAGCGGTTACTCTAATTCAAGGAATGATCAGAATCCTATAGTGTACATCGAGGACACTACTAGGAAAGCTCATAATGGTTGCAGATTGCCAAGGAAACGTCGGGTGTGA
- the LOC106344110 gene encoding LOW QUALITY PROTEIN: probable polyamine transporter At1g31820 (The sequence of the model RefSeq protein was modified relative to this genomic sequence to represent the inferred CDS: deleted 2 bases in 1 codon; substituted 2 bases at 2 genomic stop codons): MRDXNNNDVPSPKAATNSIKKVSMIPLVFLIFYEVSGGPFGAEGIVNVAGPLLALLGFIIFPFISCIPEALITAEMSTMFPINGGVVVWVSSALGPFWGFQVGRMKWPCGVIDNALYPVLFLDYLKSAIPVLSTGLPRVASILILTLLLTYLNYRGLTIVGWTAVLMGVFSMLPFASMSLISIPNLQPSRWLVTDIGDVNXNLYLNTLFWNLNYWDSVSTLAGEVANPKQTLPKALCYSVIFVTLSNFLPLLSGTGAIPLNRELWTDGFLAEVAGTIGGGWLRVWVQVAAATSNMGMFIAEMSSDSFQLLGMAELGMLLEVFAKTSRYGTPLLGIVCSASGVLLLSGLSFQDIVAAENMPYCGGMVLEFVAFVRMRVKHPAASRPYKIPAGTVGSVLICVPPIVLICLVVVLLTLKVAVVSFVMVMVGLLMKPCLDHMDRKRRVQFSVSCDLPEFQKESQEMEESLLR; encoded by the exons ATGAGAGACTAAAACAACAATGATGTTCCATCGCCTAAAGCAGCAACCAATTCTATAAAGAAAGTTTCCATGATACCACTCGTTTTCCTCATATTCTACGAAGTCTCAGGAGGTCCTTTTGGTGCTGAAGGAATTGTGAATGTAGCAGGTCCACTGTTAGCTCTTCTCGGCTTTATAATCTTCCCGTTCATTTCGTGTATCCCAGAGGCACTAATCACTGCAGAGATGAGCACAATGTTCCCAATAAACGGCGGTGTTGTGGTTTGGGTCTCCTCTGCCTTAGGACCCTTTTGGGGGTTCCAAGTAGGCCGGATGAAATGGCCATGCGGAGTCATCGACAACGCTCTGTATCCTGTCCTCTTCCTCGACTATTTAAAATCCGCTATACCGGTTTTGTCCACCGGTTTGCCTAGAGTTGCCTCCATCTTGATCTTGACTCTATTGCTTACTTACCTAAACTACAGAGGACTAACCATTGTCGGTTGGACCGCGGTTCTTATGGGAGTCTTTTCGATGCTTCCTTTTGCTTCAATGAGTCTCATTTCGATCCCAAACCTCCAGCCTTCGAGATGGCTTGTTACGGACATAGGAGATGTGAACTAGAACTTGTATCTAAACACTCTTTTCTGGAACTTAAACTACTGGGATTCAGTTAGTACACTAGCCGGTGAAGTGGCAAACCCGAAGCAAACACTTCCCAAGGCTTTGTGTTACAGTGTGATCTTTGTAACTCTCTCAAACTTCCTCCCTCTCTTGTCTGGAACCGGGGCTATACCGCTGAACCGCGAGCTATGGACTGACGGTTTTTTAGCTGAAGTTGCGGGAACCATCGGTGGAGGATGGTTGAGAGTGTGGGTTCAAGTGGCTGCAGCTACGTCGAACATGGGAATGTTCATAGCCGAGATGAGTAGTGACTCGTTTCAGCTTCTTGGAATGGCTGAGCTCGGTATGCTGCTTGAGGTTTTCGCCAAAACGTCTCGTTACGGA ACGCCTTTGTTAGGGATTGTGTGCTCAGCTTCAGGTGTTTTGCTCTTGTCTGGATTGAGTTTTCAGGATATTGTGGCTGCAGAGAATATGCCTTACTGCGGTGGAATGGTTTTGGAGTTTGTTGCTTTTGTTAGGATGAGGGTGAAGCATCCGGCTGCGTCGAGACCGTATAAAATACCTGCGGGAACCGTTGGTTCGGTTTTGATATGCGTTCCTCCCATTGTGCTGATATGTTTGGTTGTTGTTTTGTTGACTCTTAAAGTGGCTGTAGTGAGCTTTGTGATGGTGATGGTTGGTTTATTGATGAAACCTTGTTTGGATCATATGGATCGAAAGAGAAGGGTCCAATTCTCAGTCAGTTGCGATTTGCCTGAGTTTCAGAAGGAGAGTCAAGAAATGGAAGAGTCTTTGTTACGTTAG
- the LOC106295952 gene encoding probable polyamine transporter At1g31830 isoform X2 → MSHFNSNNEVPYSTVVDDETPSPSPKATDKIRKVSMLPLIFLIFYEVSGGPFGVEDSVNAAGPLLALLGFVIFPFIWSIPEALITAEMGTMFPENGGYVVWVSSALGPFWGFQQGWMKWLSGVIDNALYPVLFLDYLKSGIPALGSGLPRVAAILVLTLMLTYLNYRGLTIVGWAAVAMGVFSILPFAVMGLISIPQLEPSRWLVMDLGNVNWNLYLNTLFWNLNYWDSISTLAGEVENPNQTLPKALYYGVILVALSYIFPLLTGTGAIPLERELWTDGYFSDVAKALGGAWLRWWVQAAAATSNMGMFLAEMSSDSFQLLGMAERGMLPEFFAKRSRYGTPLLGILFSASGVVLLSWLSFQEIVAAENLLYCFGMILEFIAFVRMRMKHPAASRPYKIPIGTVGSILMCVPPTLLICAVVALSSLKVAAVSFVILIIGFVMHPCLNHMDRKKILKFSISSDLPDLQQETRECQETLIR, encoded by the coding sequence ATGAGCCACTTCAACAGCAACAATGAGGTTCCTTACTCAACCGTTGTTGATGACGAGACTCCATCTCCATCTCCTAAAGCCACCGACAAGATTCGGAAAGTCTCAATGTTACCACTCATTTTCCTCATATTCTACGAAGTCTCAGGTGGTCCTTTTGGCGTTGAGGACAGCGTGAATGCAGCTGGGCCATTGTTAGCTCTTCTAGGCTTTGTCATCTTCCCTTTCATCTGGAGTATCCCTGAGGCTTTGATCACCGCGGAGATGGGCACAATGTTCCCTGAGAATGGAGGTTACGTTGTGTGGGTCTCCTCTGCTTTGGGACCGTTCTGGGGGTTTCAGCAAGGTTGGATGAAGTGGCTGAGTGGTGTTATAGATAACGCGCTGTATCCTGTTCTGTTTCTTGATTATTTGAAATCAGGGATCCCGGCTTTAGGTAGCGGTTTGCCCAGAGTTGCTGCCATCTTGGTGCTGACTCTTATGCTTACTTACTTGAACTACAGGGGACTAACTATAGTTGGTTGGGCTGCTGTGGCTATGGGTGTGTTCTCCATCCTTCCTTTCGCTGTCATGGGTTTGATTTCGATACCGCAGCTTGAGCCTTCCAGATGGCTTGTGATGGACTTAGGGAACGTGAACTGGAACTTGTACCTCAACACGCTTTTCTGGAACCTTAACTACTGGGATTCGATCAGTACCCTAGCCGGTGAAGTGGAGAACCCGAACCAGACGCTTCCAAAGGCGTTGTACTACGGCGTGATCTTAGTCGCACTTTCTTACATCTTCCCTCTTTTGACTGGAACCGGAGCAATCCCGCTAGAGCGTGAGTTATGGACGGATGGGTACTTCTCTGATGTGGCTAAAGCTCTAGGTGGAGCGTGGTTGAGATGGTGGGTTCAAGCGGCTGCAGCCACTTCAAACATGGGAATGTTTTTAGCCGAGATGAGTAGTGACTCTTTCCAGCTTCTCGGAATGGCTGAGCGTGGTATGCTTCCCGAGTTCTTTGCCAAAAGGTCACGTTACGGGACACCGTTACTAGGGATCCTGTTCTCAGCTTCAGGCGTTGTGCTCTTGTCTTGGCTAAGCTTCCAAGAGATTGTAGCTGCGGAGAATTTGCTCTACTGCTTTGGTATGATCTTGGAGTTTATAGCATTTGTTAGAATGAGGATGAAGCACCCGGCTGCATCGAGACCATACAAGATACCTATCGGAACAGTAGGTTCGATCCTGATGTGTGTCCCTCCAACCTTACTGATCTGTGCGGTTGTAGCACTCTCGTCTCTTAAAGTAGCTGCAGTGAGCTTTGTAATACTGATCATTGGTTTTGTGATGCATCCTTGTCTAAACCATATGGATCGAAAGAAAATTCTCAAGTTCTCCATCAGTTCTGACTTACCAGACCTTCAGCAGGAGACTCGGGAATGCCAAGAAACTCTGATACGTTAG
- the LOC106295952 gene encoding probable polyamine transporter At1g31830 isoform X1, protein MQKRRIITVNPSSASVEMSHFNSNNEVPYSTVVDDETPSPSPKATDKIRKVSMLPLIFLIFYEVSGGPFGVEDSVNAAGPLLALLGFVIFPFIWSIPEALITAEMGTMFPENGGYVVWVSSALGPFWGFQQGWMKWLSGVIDNALYPVLFLDYLKSGIPALGSGLPRVAAILVLTLMLTYLNYRGLTIVGWAAVAMGVFSILPFAVMGLISIPQLEPSRWLVMDLGNVNWNLYLNTLFWNLNYWDSISTLAGEVENPNQTLPKALYYGVILVALSYIFPLLTGTGAIPLERELWTDGYFSDVAKALGGAWLRWWVQAAAATSNMGMFLAEMSSDSFQLLGMAERGMLPEFFAKRSRYGTPLLGILFSASGVVLLSWLSFQEIVAAENLLYCFGMILEFIAFVRMRMKHPAASRPYKIPIGTVGSILMCVPPTLLICAVVALSSLKVAAVSFVILIIGFVMHPCLNHMDRKKILKFSISSDLPDLQQETRECQETLIR, encoded by the coding sequence ATGCAGAAGCGGAGAATCATCACCGTGAATCCATCATCAGCTTCTGTTGAGATGAGCCACTTCAACAGCAACAATGAGGTTCCTTACTCAACCGTTGTTGATGACGAGACTCCATCTCCATCTCCTAAAGCCACCGACAAGATTCGGAAAGTCTCAATGTTACCACTCATTTTCCTCATATTCTACGAAGTCTCAGGTGGTCCTTTTGGCGTTGAGGACAGCGTGAATGCAGCTGGGCCATTGTTAGCTCTTCTAGGCTTTGTCATCTTCCCTTTCATCTGGAGTATCCCTGAGGCTTTGATCACCGCGGAGATGGGCACAATGTTCCCTGAGAATGGAGGTTACGTTGTGTGGGTCTCCTCTGCTTTGGGACCGTTCTGGGGGTTTCAGCAAGGTTGGATGAAGTGGCTGAGTGGTGTTATAGATAACGCGCTGTATCCTGTTCTGTTTCTTGATTATTTGAAATCAGGGATCCCGGCTTTAGGTAGCGGTTTGCCCAGAGTTGCTGCCATCTTGGTGCTGACTCTTATGCTTACTTACTTGAACTACAGGGGACTAACTATAGTTGGTTGGGCTGCTGTGGCTATGGGTGTGTTCTCCATCCTTCCTTTCGCTGTCATGGGTTTGATTTCGATACCGCAGCTTGAGCCTTCCAGATGGCTTGTGATGGACTTAGGGAACGTGAACTGGAACTTGTACCTCAACACGCTTTTCTGGAACCTTAACTACTGGGATTCGATCAGTACCCTAGCCGGTGAAGTGGAGAACCCGAACCAGACGCTTCCAAAGGCGTTGTACTACGGCGTGATCTTAGTCGCACTTTCTTACATCTTCCCTCTTTTGACTGGAACCGGAGCAATCCCGCTAGAGCGTGAGTTATGGACGGATGGGTACTTCTCTGATGTGGCTAAAGCTCTAGGTGGAGCGTGGTTGAGATGGTGGGTTCAAGCGGCTGCAGCCACTTCAAACATGGGAATGTTTTTAGCCGAGATGAGTAGTGACTCTTTCCAGCTTCTCGGAATGGCTGAGCGTGGTATGCTTCCCGAGTTCTTTGCCAAAAGGTCACGTTACGGGACACCGTTACTAGGGATCCTGTTCTCAGCTTCAGGCGTTGTGCTCTTGTCTTGGCTAAGCTTCCAAGAGATTGTAGCTGCGGAGAATTTGCTCTACTGCTTTGGTATGATCTTGGAGTTTATAGCATTTGTTAGAATGAGGATGAAGCACCCGGCTGCATCGAGACCATACAAGATACCTATCGGAACAGTAGGTTCGATCCTGATGTGTGTCCCTCCAACCTTACTGATCTGTGCGGTTGTAGCACTCTCGTCTCTTAAAGTAGCTGCAGTGAGCTTTGTAATACTGATCATTGGTTTTGTGATGCATCCTTGTCTAAACCATATGGATCGAAAGAAAATTCTCAAGTTCTCCATCAGTTCTGACTTACCAGACCTTCAGCAGGAGACTCGGGAATGCCAAGAAACTCTGATACGTTAG
- the LOC106293430 gene encoding probable WRKY transcription factor 62 produces MESCQQKVMEKLLHGHGCASQLKLIMDHHAESDSSMEREDLAKSVLHCFSDALSILIDTNDHNKDDDKSNNSSPQDSSHVLESSRKPFHKRGRKTSMAESSDYRRHESPNPIYHDGFLWRKYGQKQIKESDHQRSYYKCAYTNDQKCEAKKQVQMIQNNPPLYSTTYFGRHTCQLHQAFETFPIDTSDLQDSRMIRFDNPDSSTHQHQNQIIHHKVEQMMPSEKAEEWSSPSEYMSSEVAYAVEAFGFNPARTSSDLS; encoded by the exons ATGGAGTCTTGCCAGCAAAAGGTTATGGAGAAGCTACTTCACGGCCATGGGTGTGCCAGCCAGCTCAAGCTAATCATGGACCACCACGCCGAGTCAGATTCGTCCATGGAAAGGGAGGATCTGGCCAAGTCCGTCCTCCATTGTTTCTCGGATGCTCTCTCCATTTTGATCGATACCAATGATCATAACAAAGATGATGATAAATCCAATAACTCATCTCCCCAAGACTCTTCACATGTTCTTGAGAGCAGCAGGAAACCATTTCACAAGAGGGGAAG AAAGACATCAATGGCGGAGAGCTCAGATTATCGCAGACACGAATCCCCAAACCCGATCTACCACGACGGCTTTCTTTGGAGGAAATACGGACAAAAGCAAATCAAAGAATCGGATCACCAAAG GAGTTACTACAAGTGTGCGTACACAAACGACCAGAAATGCGAAGCAAAGAAGCAGGTTCAAATGATCCAAAACAACCCTCCATTGTACTCAACCACTTACTTCGGCCGCCACACATGTCAGCTTCATCAAGCATTTGAAACTTTTCCCATTGACACCTCAGATCTCCAAGATTCACGCATGATTCGATTTGATAACCCAGATTCCTCTACCCATCAACATCAAAATCAGATAATTCATCACAAAGTTGAACAAATGATGCCCTCTGAGAAAGCAGAAGAGTGGTCGTCCCCATCTGAGTATATGTCCTCCGAGGTTGCCTACGCGGTGGAGGCTTTCGGGTTTAACCCTGCTCGCACATCAAGTGACTTATCATGA